The following coding sequences lie in one Oncorhynchus kisutch isolate 150728-3 linkage group LG3, Okis_V2, whole genome shotgun sequence genomic window:
- the LOC109878671 gene encoding apelin receptor A-like, translating into MTWNMDPTVEYRDTYDYDYGDNETMCDYSEWEPSYSLIPVLYMLIFILGLSGNGVVIFTVWRSKSKRRAADVYIGNLALADLTFVITLPLWAVYTALGYHWPFGVALCKISSYVVLVNMYASVFCLTCLSFDRYLAIVHSLSSSRLRSRGTMLASLGAIWLLSGLLAVPTLLFRTTVDDINSNRTTCAMDFSLVTQNERHESLWIAGLSLSSSALGFLLPFLAMTIFYCFIGCTVTRHFNNLRKEDQKKRRLLKIITTLVVVFAICWTPFHLLKSMDALSYLNLSPSSCGFERFLLVAHPYATCLAYVNSCLNPFLYAFFDLRFRSQCLCLLNLKKAMHGQMSSMSSTLSAQTQKSEIQSLATKV; encoded by the coding sequence ATGACTTGGAACATGGATCCCACTGTGGAGTATAGAGATACCTATGATTATGATTATGGTGACAACGAAACTATGTGTGACTACTCTGAGTGGGAGCCATCCTACTCCCTTATCCCTGTCCTCTACATGCTCATCTTCATCCTGGGCCTATCTGGGAATGGAGTGGTCATCTTCACCGTCTGGAGGTCCAAGTCCAAGCGCCGAGCAGCAGATGTCTACATAGGCAACCTGGCCCTGGCTGACCTCACCTTTGTGATCACTCTGCCCCTCTGGGCCGTGTACACAGCACTGGGCTACCACTGGCCCTTTGGTGTGGCCCTGTGTAAGATCAGCAGCTACGTGGTGCTGGTCAACATGTACGCCAGTGTCTTCTGCCTTACCTGCCTGAGCTTTGACCGTTACCTGGCTATCGTCCACTCTCTGTCCAGCAGCCGGCTGCGGTCGCGGGGCACAATGCTGGCCTCCCTGGGGGCCATCTGGCTCCTCTCAGGCCTGCTGGCTGTGCCCACTTTGCTGTTCCGCACCACCGTGGACGACATCAACAGCAACCGCACCACCTGTGCCATGGACTTCAGCCTGGTCACCCAAAACGAGAGGCATGAGTCCCTGTGGATCGCAGGACTCAGCCTGTCGTCCTCTGCCCTGGGCTTCCTCCTGCCATTCCTGGCCATGACCATCTTCTACTGCTTCATCGGCTGCACCGTCACGCGTCACTTTAACAACCTGCGCAAGGAGGACCAAAAGAAGCGTCGTCTGCTGAAGATCATCACCACCCTGGTGGTTGTATTTGCTATCTGCTGGACCCCATTCCACTTGCTGAAGAGCATGGACGCCCTCTCCTACCTGAacctgtctcccagctcctgtgGGTTTGAGCGCTTCCTCCTGGTGGCCCATCCTTATGCTACCTGCCTGGCTTACGTTAACAGCTGCCTCAACCCCTTCCTGTACGCCTTCTTCGACCTGCGCTTCCGCTCCCAATGCCTGTGCCTGCTCAACCTGAAGAAGGCCATGCATGGACAGATGAGCTCCATGTCCTCCACGCTCAGCGCCCAGACACAGAAGTCAGAGATACAGTCTCTGGCCACCAAAgtgtaa